The genomic DNA TTCAACCGACTAGATGCGCCAGCTTCAGAACCCAAGACAGCCACAAAAGGATTTGCTGCTACTTGCAAAACGGTAATACCCGCTGCTAAAATGAAATAGGCCAGCATAAAAATGCCAAACTCACGATAGGATGCTGCCGGATAAAAAAGCAGACAACCTAATGCCATGGTTAATAAACCTAAAATAATACCTTTTTTATAGCCTATTTTAGATAGAATATAACTTGCTGGAATCGATAGTAAAAAGAATGCACCAAAAAAAGCAAATTGCACTAATCCTGCTTGAAAATAGGTTAGTGTAAATAGTTCACGCAAACGAGGAATCAAAGAATCTACCAATACCGTAATAAATCCCCAAAGGAAAAATAAAACAGTTAGTAAGATAAATGCGGAGCGATAGGGTTTTTGATTTGACATGGTTCTGATTATAATTTCTACTTTAAATATTCCCTCTATTATAGAGTTTTCTTAATTTCTTTAATTGTTTTTAAATAGTCGTCTGTTAATTGTGGACCATCAAAAAAAGTAATTCCTTTTGCGCCATTTTCTTTCGCTAAATGGATGGCTTGCTTTAACTCTTCGCTAGATGAAAAAGGCGGTAAATATACGCCTGTGTTTATAGCAACATCTTTATCTTCTAAATCTGTTACACCTTGTTTTGTTGCATACCCAATCCAATCGATTTCTTCATTATAAAAACCATGATAAATCATAGGATACACTGCATCAATATTCCATTTGTCCCAACGTTGGCGAACCATATGATCGGCCATTTCTGGATAGGGAAAAACAGCAGCTGTTAAGTTTTTATTGTTCTTATGAACAATTTCATAAGCGTCATTTACTAGGTTTCGGATAGCATTCAATCTGAAATTTTTCCATTCCATATCAATTGCTGTATTTTCACTTTCTAAAGGATTTTTATGATGAATTTTTTCAAACTCACTAATGCAAACTTCGCAATAACAAAAATCAAATTCTGCCATTTCAGTCTCTTGTTTTAAGTCGTACTTTGGAAGTAAACCAATTGGCAAGAAAATATCTGGGAAACGAATGTAATCTAAATGAACACTTTCAATTCCGTCAACTTTAGACAAACCTTCCACTAGACCTAAAATATGATTTCTAGACTCGGTTCTTGTTGGGCATAACCATTGGTAATAACCAACATACGGACGGGTATCAAAACAAGATTTACCATCTCTACTCACCATATACCATTCTGGGTGTTTCAACGCAATTGTGTCTCCAGGTCTGTTTACAGCCATAATCCACGCATGTACTTTTAAACCTTCTTTGGCAGCCAAAGGAGCTAAGCGCTCTAGTTCTTTAGGGTCTGTGCCTGTATTTATTAAAAGTTCGTCAATTCCACCTTCTTTATATCTCTTAAACTCGGCAATATAACTAGCGTTGGTTTTGTTTTTGCTAGAGGTTATCCAAGTACCAAAAGTAAATGTATCCTCTTTTGTAGAGGCATTGATGAGTTTTTTTTCTTGTTTTTGATTACAGCTTGCCAAAATTAAAATTGACATAAAAAACAATAGTTGTTTTACTTTCATTGATCTGTGATTTAATATTAAATTATTCCTTTAAATTTTCAAAAAGTGTGTTCAACAATTCCTGATCTTTGTCTAAACTATATTCCCAGAACATAGCGCCTCCAAATCCGTTTTCCTTTATAAACGCTGCTTTTAATTTAATATCTTTAGACGTTTCCCAAGAAACAAATGTACTATCGGTTTCACTCCATAAATAGGAAGCTTTTGCAGATTCATCATACATTTCTTTATATTTTCCTGTTGCTACTTTTTTCTTAAGGTCTTTGTAAGACACAATATAACCGCCCTCTAGCGAGTGATCATTTAAACCATCTGTTGTAGAACTTACCTTTTTCCATTGTCTTCCATAGAAAGGAATTCCCATAACTAACTTATCTGCTGGCACGCCTGCTTCCAAATGTCTTTCCATAGCATCTACTCCGCTATTCACATTGTATGTATCTTTTTCTGAAGGATATAAATTTGCATGATGCCCTGTTTGATAATACCAACCTTGATAAAAATCATAACACATTACATTTATAAAATCGAGATATTGATGCGCTTCCCCCAAATTAGTTTGTTCTATATAAGTTTCATCAGCTCCCGTAGCAATGGTTAACAAATAGTATGTATTATTTTTATTTCCTTCAACATCTAAAGCTTTGCGAATTTCTGCCAAAAGCAAGGTGAAATTATCTTTGTCTGAAGGACGAAAAGGATTGTCTTCTCCACGTTGCCCTGGGTATTCCCAATCTAAATCGACACCATCAAAACCATGTTCTAGTAATAGGTTTACACAACTTTCTGCGAATTTTTTTCTGGAAGCTTCATAAGCTGCCATTGTAGAAAATTGATCAGACCAAACCCAACCACCTACAGAATACAATACTTTTAAATTTGGATTTTGTTTTTTTAGTGATATCAGCGTCGCAATTTTAGCTTTATCTGTTTCTAACTCAAACTTTGCTTTACCATCTACAATATTTGCAAATGCAAAATTGATGTGTGTTAATTTAGTCGCATCAATTTTAGAGAAATCATAATCTTCATAACCAGCAGCATACCCAATTATTTTAAAATCTTTATTTACAGCTGCATTATTAACCGATTCTATTGCTACTTTTTTGTCATTAGATTTTTTAGTGCTATTTGAGCAGGCAAAAAAAAGTGGTATTATAAAAAGATATTTTATGAATTTCATTTTATTTATTGTTTTAGAAAAGATCCATCTTCTTTAATAATTAACGTTTTATTAGAAAAAGGACTTTTTACAAAAATAGTCCAACCAAAACGATGATTTTCAAGTTTTAGATTCATTTTTTTTCCATCTATAATTATTGGTGCTGCTGCTAATTTTTTAATAGCAGTAGCCCATTTTTTATTGACAGTAAAATGCTTTTTTTGAGCACGGTATAATTTGTACAACTCCCATTTTAATTTTTCATCATTCGGAATTTCAAACGTATCTCTTCTCCCTACTTCTTTGGAAGAAAAATAAACATAGCCCCATTTTTCTGGTTCGTGCATATTAATAACTCCTTGTGGAGACCAAACCCAATTATATTCAGGAAGGTATTTCCCTTTAACATCCTTTTTTCGTTCGTATTTTCCATCTGTAAGTTGATAATCCCAATTTACTCTTGAGAAATTTACACGCCAAAATTCATCTTTAGGAACATT from Polaribacter sp. ALD11 includes the following:
- a CDS encoding family 10 glycosylhydrolase produces the protein MKVKQLLFFMSILILASCNQKQEKKLINASTKEDTFTFGTWITSSKNKTNASYIAEFKRYKEGGIDELLINTGTDPKELERLAPLAAKEGLKVHAWIMAVNRPGDTIALKHPEWYMVSRDGKSCFDTRPYVGYYQWLCPTRTESRNHILGLVEGLSKVDGIESVHLDYIRFPDIFLPIGLLPKYDLKQETEMAEFDFCYCEVCISEFEKIHHKNPLESENTAIDMEWKNFRLNAIRNLVNDAYEIVHKNNKNLTAAVFPYPEMADHMVRQRWDKWNIDAVYPMIYHGFYNEEIDWIGYATKQGVTDLEDKDVAINTGVYLPPFSSSEELKQAIHLAKENGAKGITFFDGPQLTDDYLKTIKEIKKTL
- a CDS encoding glycoside hydrolase family 18 protein, coding for MKFIKYLFIIPLFFACSNSTKKSNDKKVAIESVNNAAVNKDFKIIGYAAGYEDYDFSKIDATKLTHINFAFANIVDGKAKFELETDKAKIATLISLKKQNPNLKVLYSVGGWVWSDQFSTMAAYEASRKKFAESCVNLLLEHGFDGVDLDWEYPGQRGEDNPFRPSDKDNFTLLLAEIRKALDVEGNKNNTYYLLTIATGADETYIEQTNLGEAHQYLDFINVMCYDFYQGWYYQTGHHANLYPSEKDTYNVNSGVDAMERHLEAGVPADKLVMGIPFYGRQWKKVSSTTDGLNDHSLEGGYIVSYKDLKKKVATGKYKEMYDESAKASYLWSETDSTFVSWETSKDIKLKAAFIKENGFGGAMFWEYSLDKDQELLNTLFENLKE